Part of the Mycolicibacterium mengxianglii genome is shown below.
GCGACGACAACCTGCTCGGCGTGGATCGAGGAGCCGTCGGAGAGCAGCACGCCGACCACGCGGCTGCCGTCAGTGGACGTCAGCAGTTCGGTCACGGACGTGCTCTGCCGGATTCGGATGCCACGGGCTCGAGCCGACGCCGCGAACGCCTGCGCAGTCATGTAGGCGTCGCCGTAACCGCCGCGGGCTTCCCACCCGAACGCGCCGAACGGTTCCAGATCCGCAGCCGGCCACAGTTTGGCGACCTCGCTCTTGTCGATCTCCTCGCTCTCCACGCCGACCGCCCGCTGTGCCGCCAGCGATTTGCGCATGTTCACGACGTTCGCCTCGCCGACACCGACGACGTATCCGGTTTGCCGGAATCCGATGTCGGTGCCGAAGAGTTCCTCGGACTGCTCGAACACTTCGACGGACGAGGCCGCCATCGCGGCCAAGGAGCTCACACCGTAGTGGCATCGGACGATGCCCGATGACTTGCCGGTCATGCCCGACCCGACGGTATTGCGTTCTACCACCACGACATTGGTGAACCCGCTCTCGGCAAGAGCCCAAGCGGCAGCAGCACCTTCCAGGCCGCCACCGATGATCACGATGTCAGCTGTTTCCGACCTCACAGGGATGTCCCCGGAACCCACTGGGTACCGGCCAGCGGCACCCGCGCCATCGCGGCGGCCTCGATGGTGATGGCGACGAGGTCCTCGGGCTCGAGGTGCTGCAGGTGGGCCTTACCGCAGGCGCGGGCGATGGTTTGGGCTTCCATGGTCATCACGCGCAGATAGTTGGCCAGCCGATGTCCACCCTTCACCGGGTCCAGGCGCGCCGCGAGTTCGGGGTCCTGGGTGGTGATTCCGGCCGGGTCGCGCCCGTCTTGGAAGTCATCGTAGAAACCTGCGGCCGAGCCGAGAGCGGCGTACTCATCGGCGTAGCGGGGGTCGTTGTCGCCCAGAGCGATCAAGGCTGCGGTACCGATCGCCACCGCATCGGCGCCCAACGCCATCGCTTTGGCGACGTCGGCACCATTGCGGATCCCGCCGGAGACGATGAGCTGCACCGCCCCCTCTCCCGGCACTGCGCTTGCCCCAGTCCGATGCACGCCCAGTTCCTGCAAGGCCTGCACCGCCTGAGGGACGGCCGCCAACGTGGGAATGCCGACATGTTCGATGAAGACGTCTTGAGTGGCGGCCGTTCCGCCCTGCATCCCGTCGACCACCACGACGTCGGCGCCGGCGTGCACTGCCAGCTTGACGTCGTAATACGTGCGGGTGGCGCCGACTTTGACATAGATCGGCTTTTCCCAGTCGGTGATCTCACGCAGTTCTTGGATCTTGATCGTCAGATCGTCGGGGCCGGTCCAGTCAGGGTGCCGGCAGGCGCTGCGTTGATCGATCCCCTGGGGCAGGGTCCGCATCGACGCGATCCGCTCAGATATTTTCTGCCCCAACAGCATTCCTCCGCCACCGGGCTTGGCTCCCTGCCCGAGGACGACCTCGATGGCGTCCGCGCGGCGGAGATCGTCGGGGTTCATGCCGTAACGCGACGGAAGGTATTGGTAAACCAGGTGTTTGGACTGGCCACGTTCCTCCGGCGTCATCCCACCGTCGCCAGTGGTGGTCGAGGTGCCCACCTCCGAAGCGCCTCGGCCGAGCGCCTCCTTGGCCTGGCCCGACAGTGCACCAAAACTCATGCCGGCGATGGTGACCGGTGTCTGGAGTCGCAACGGATACTTGGCGTGCCGGGCGCCCAGAACGACGTCGGTGCCGCACCGTTCCCGGTAGCCCTCCAGTGGGTAGCGCGACATCGACGCTCCAAGGAACAGCAGGTCATCGAAGTGCGGCAGGCGCCGCTTGGCGCCCCACCCGCGGATGTCGTAGATACCGGTCTGGGCGGCGCGCTGGATCGCGGCAATGGTGTTGCGGTCAAAGGTCGCCGATTCGCGCAGGCCGCGTTGTTCAACACTGAGATGGTCTGTCATCGCGTGGTTTCTTCCCTGAGGGTGATCTGGTGTGCCGGGTCAGTACGCGGACGAATTGTCGGCTTGAAAGTGGTAGAGCTGGCGTGCCGATCCGTACCGGGTGTAATCGGCGGGGTTGTCGTTGGTGAAGCCGGCAGCCTTCAGTAGCCCGGCCAGTTCTTG
Proteins encoded:
- a CDS encoding NAD(P)/FAD-dependent oxidoreductase, translated to MRSETADIVIIGGGLEGAAAAWALAESGFTNVVVVERNTVGSGMTGKSSGIVRCHYGVSSLAAMAASSVEVFEQSEELFGTDIGFRQTGYVVGVGEANVVNMRKSLAAQRAVGVESEEIDKSEVAKLWPAADLEPFGAFGWEARGGYGDAYMTAQAFAASARARGIRIRQSTSVTELLTSTDGSRVVGVLLSDGSSIHAEQVVVAAGVWTRPFLARYGLDIPIEVHREQIVMIDPGMELGEVPVFSDLVSLQYVRPDVRGEILFGNSDLKELDIADPDHYLNRADDDFLELTADKVGTRFPAFEDARITTSYAGCYDVTPDWNPIISPTPIDGLIVAAGFSGHGFKIAPAVGRLIADLLAYRKSSDSRIPETDFRLSRFAEGNLLKTPFPYVGAGEMR
- a CDS encoding FMN-binding glutamate synthase family protein, with product MTDHLSVEQRGLRESATFDRNTIAAIQRAAQTGIYDIRGWGAKRRLPHFDDLLFLGASMSRYPLEGYRERCGTDVVLGARHAKYPLRLQTPVTIAGMSFGALSGQAKEALGRGASEVGTSTTTGDGGMTPEERGQSKHLVYQYLPSRYGMNPDDLRRADAIEVVLGQGAKPGGGGMLLGQKISERIASMRTLPQGIDQRSACRHPDWTGPDDLTIKIQELREITDWEKPIYVKVGATRTYYDVKLAVHAGADVVVVDGMQGGTAATQDVFIEHVGIPTLAAVPQAVQALQELGVHRTGASAVPGEGAVQLIVSGGIRNGADVAKAMALGADAVAIGTAALIALGDNDPRYADEYAALGSAAGFYDDFQDGRDPAGITTQDPELAARLDPVKGGHRLANYLRVMTMEAQTIARACGKAHLQHLEPEDLVAITIEAAAMARVPLAGTQWVPGTSL